One Rossellomorea aquimaris DNA window includes the following coding sequences:
- a CDS encoding biotin transporter BioY: MSRKLRTIDLTLAGMFVALMAIGANITTFVPFMVVGGVPITLQTFFAILAGTILGSRVGAISMTVYALVGLVGVPVFARFGAGLSSIVSPTFGFIVSFIFTAYITGKIVENHKGIKVYIFAALVGMTVNYVVGTNWMYAAYKLWAAAPEGFTYKLAWAWMVVPLPKDIILAVCAGIMAHRLEKSVLSKSTFKNIKRAA; this comes from the coding sequence ATGAGCAGAAAATTAAGGACAATCGATCTTACACTGGCAGGGATGTTTGTTGCACTTATGGCGATTGGTGCGAACATCACGACATTCGTACCTTTTATGGTAGTGGGAGGTGTTCCCATTACGCTACAAACGTTCTTCGCCATTTTAGCAGGAACGATCCTTGGAAGCAGGGTCGGGGCGATTTCCATGACAGTATACGCACTGGTCGGATTGGTGGGTGTTCCGGTATTTGCACGATTTGGAGCAGGGCTATCCTCTATTGTGAGCCCGACATTCGGATTTATCGTTTCGTTTATTTTCACAGCATACATTACAGGTAAAATCGTAGAAAATCATAAAGGAATCAAGGTCTACATTTTCGCGGCACTAGTCGGGATGACTGTCAATTATGTGGTTGGTACGAACTGGATGTATGCAGCATACAAGCTTTGGGCTGCAGCTCCTGAAGGATTTACATATAAACTTGCATGGGCCTGGATGGTGGTTCCTTTACCGAAGGATATCATATTAGCCGTCTGTGCTGGAATAATGGCTCATCGCCTGGAGAAATCGGTCCTATCGAAGAGTACATTTAAGAATATAAAAAGAGCGGCTTAA